From the genome of Rhododendron vialii isolate Sample 1 chromosome 10a, ASM3025357v1:
AGCACTTTGCTTATCGATGGGTAAGTTTTTAATCGCACTCTATGTTGGGCATTGATTGTGAGCTTCAGTTTACTAATCTATCCATTATCTTCCCTCTTTCTGGTAAACCCTAATGATTCTGTGGGTTCATTTCTCTTAATTTCTAGCCGGAATGTATAGCTTTAAAATTCCATTTGAGGGTTTGacctttgagtttttttttaccgCATTCCAGGCCGTATAAGTTTTTTTGAGggtccatttttttcatttgtcaaTACCTCAGTTGAACTATGTTGGTGGATTCTTTGGTATCATCAAAATCCTATTGTGGTAATTTGATGCAATTGAAAATAGTTTCCAATACTCCGGAGTATAAGTAGCAGTGAGTTCATGAAAATCCTATTTGTTATGGGTTATAACCTTTTTTTCTGTTGACATGGTTGATTCATATGCCTTTGGCCCAATTTTGCCCCTCTATTATAATCTACTGTAATATtctacttcaatttttttttttgtgtaatacaTTTATGATTGTAGAATACgcttattcttttttcttgattatGGAGTAGACTTATGTCCTACAACACAATCTGTCTCTGAAACATCCTCACCCATGAACAAAGCTCTCTCCAAGAGCTCCAGAACAACATCTTATCGATTTAACGGGAACAAAGCTCTCTCTATCCAAAAGTTTTAGGGCCCTGATAATCCTCACCTTATCATTAGCAACAGCGGACAACCTTCTTATTGATTGGTAACTTTGTTATCCTAATATGTTAATTGGGCATTGATTATGAGCCTCAATCTATTCAATCAAGGTGTCTATTTTTAACTCTGGAAGATCAactattcaaacttttttctgGCTATAACATAACGGCTCTTTCGATGAGCATGGCAGATAACCATTAAGCGCAACTGCTGATTCGATAGTTTATTCCTGCTCTGTCAAGAGAATTATCCTATTGCTTTTAATTTTATCTGAGGCTTATTGATGTTAATTGTCTTGATGCTTCAACTATGTTTAGTGTTCTGCTTAGATTAACTACATCTGGATACTTGACTGTGTATAGATGAGCAATGCCTATTTTCAATGACCAACCCTTAGTTCAGTGACTAGCTTAGTAATCTTAGTTTCATAGtgttgtttttgaaaatacCGAGGACATGCATATTGCATACATCCATTTTCCATTAATGAGATTTGTAGTGATGCTTAGCTAGGGTCTTGCTATTAAATCGTTTACTACCCAACTTCAATCTTTATTCATGCAATCCATTAGTTCTAGAAGAGttcttattttggtttggtttggtttttggtttttcaggTATGATTGATTTTAAAGACCATAATAGCCGTGATAGGATTGCTGGGTCGTAATTATGGGTAGTTATGGTAGTCAGTTAAAGTTGACAGATTGTATGGATGCCTTTAGGCATGGATAAAACAATGAaactctattattttttttgtttttaggtaCTTTTATTCTTTCATTCTTTCCGAGTTGTCATAAATATGTGCAAGATTAGTTGGACTATTTTTTCTTACATGAAGATATTTTATgattctttcattcttttcgGGTACTTCTATTATTTTATGAATAtgttttgaattattattttttgcatagttgaatTTGTAAGACAGGGGATGATATATTGCACACAAGTTCAGTATTTATTTACATGTGCTTATTTTTCGAGCCGTATATGGCACGTGagttaagtatttatttgcGTGTGCTAATTGTTCGAgctgtgccttcaggcacgggcatgcgctaGTATATGTAATAACTTGATCCAtgatttttgtcttcttttatCCGCATTGATTTAGTCCTATAGAGAAAAGTCCAAAGAcgtatatatatactcctaaCAAAATGACGGAAGAATACTTCTACTGGTATTCTATTGGAATTTGCAGGGGACATCTAATACGGACATTTACTATAGTACCAAAGTTGGAAACCTGGTGGATGGTATTTTTACAACAGCTGTGGATACAGGTTTTAGATTTTACTTTCACATTCTGCTGCAAATTTTAGAATCTGAATTCTAAGTAGGAGTTGaaaaacatgtttgttgtaaTTGCAAGATTATGAAaatttcattcctttttttaagaatttgtaTTGAAGATCGAATTCCAAAAGCTACCCAAACCCAACTTTagaattttgagaatttttttcttttttcagacTCTAAAAAATCTGAAGATtctaaatataatttttgtagAAATCTGAcgattttttctttcttttgtcagACTTTAAAAATCTGTAGATTCTAAATAACACAAGGGTCTAGGGTCCACACAAGTTGTTGCGATGGTTGAGATTACTTTGATCTAAGAGTTGAGACTCATTCTTCTCCTTTCAATAACTTGCCCCAACTTTACCCTTATATTACACAAATGCCGCTATACTTAGTAGTCTGATTGACTTCCCTGGGAATTTTGTAAATGGAGGACTTTGTTTTCCAAAACCTCTCCGGCCACtgattcaaaattcaaactatacacctctctctctctctctctctctctctctctctctctccaccaaatGATCCGGAGCACCACGTGACTGTACCCGAACTAGTGTATAATTTTACTTCCCGATAACTGAAAGGAGACTTCTTTGGGGGTGGGATGCACCCTATGTGGCTGgccatttcattttttaacaTTATACGTGTTCAACCAGGAGCAAGAGGCTTATTCTTATTATGGCCCGTGAATCTAATGACAAGGAGCATAGGTTACCACAATGAGCACCATGCATGATTCTCCCAGGATTGCAGGGAGCAAGCTTCACAAGGTGAAGGAGATCGATTGTACCGGAGTATCAACAAAGACCACTAAGAAATCTGACTAAGTacatttccttcaattttccttctctttcatgagttactgtatttttttgggtttctttttcGTATAGTTGTCATGTTTTTGAGGGAACGGCTTTAGACGACATATGAGGCGTTGGTTCATTGGTTTACCATACACACAGAGGTTTCTATCATGGTGGTCTATGTTGGTGATACAATTGGGACACTATATCCATAACTTAGTCTACATTTCCTGATTCTTAGATGTTTTTCTACATCTTAGGCGTGCATGGATCTGGTTTTCTTTGCATATCCTcttgaatttggttttctttACACACTCTTGCACATCATGCTCTCGGATGACCTATAGAATTTGTTCTATGGGTTGATTACCGGCCATTGTTAGATGGTAGTGTACAAGAAATGATTTGTGTTCTCGCGTATGTTCTATAGACATGGCTTAATACATTTTGCAAGATTGTTATTATTTTCCCCCACATGAAACCTAACAGGAAATGATACAAGTACTCACACAAGTATATAAAACTTTTACATTTCTATTGCCAAGATAACCATGACAACTTGACAAGCAATCTCTCCGTTACTTAgttaaaggaaagaaaaagtagTATATAGTTTAACTAGATATATAGCATTGCTACCTCTACCATCAATGGCACCAGCACCCGTACTGCAGCACCACCGTACACGTCTCGACCTACCGTTATGAATATTCACATGAAAGATTTCACCTGCTTATGTCCTTCCCTCAGCTTTGAATCatctgaaaaggaaaaaagatgtGTGGGTTGGTATGCTCAGGCCATGACTTACTTTAACGGAAGTTGGATCTCTGACAAATAGACTCTTATGTTAGCGTTTTCCTTCGCCATTTTTTCATTCAAGAAAATGTGCTATGCAAACTACTTTTAGTATTTTGTCTTTCAAAAAACAACCCATTGGTTTGTACACGCGAaagatgtttttgttttcaaaacagTGAGTGTTTTTTACTTTCCAATGCTTTTATTCCAAAAACCCGGAAACCAAAATGGAAGCAGTATCAGCCCGACAAGATGTCTACCTTCATTGTGAATCTTTCCTTAACGTCCAGGTTTTGCTCTTGGAGGGAAGTGGGAAGTCGGCAACTGTGCAAGGAAGCGGATGCACAGAATTGTTCACAAACGGAAGCCTATGCGCAGCGTAATCATCATCACTGTCATAGTGTTTTCCCGTATCTTTCTCAAGAGTTTTTAGGACTGTGGCCAATAGGATCGAACATCCCTGCGTATAAGAAAACAGTAGAAATTTGTGATCCGGTTCATCTCTTGGGCACACattgtttgaatttgaattcaAACCTTTGAGTGCAGTTGCTTTTCCAATACAGTAATATGTCCAAGTCTGAACTCAATTTAGACTAGGCCACCTAATCTTAGGTATACGATTTGAGTTGTGCTCGGTGATGAATTGTTCAagtttggcttagaaacttaACGAGCTTAAGTATATGTTCGATCAAGTGTATTTTTAAAGTCAATTTCAAACCATATTTTGCCCAGCTGAGAATCAATAACGAGCCAAATGCACAGGGGAAAAGAGTTCTAAACTGtgttcaaatttgatttgattgtatAACAAGTTCATCTCTATTGGGCATTTAGTGATCCTATATGACTCTAATAGTAACTTGGTTCATTTTACAGCTTAAAATCTTTTGAAAAGGGAATTCAAATGTCCTTTCATTTCTTAAACCCGTCATATTCGACACCTTCAAATTAGTTTCACATACCTGTGCTAAGACAATCAACAAGCCAATCCATTTGCAGGTGTCGAAATTCGGCTCCACGAAATCCTCGAAATCATCAAACCTTCCTGTTCGATCTTCAGGCAAGTCCTGGTGCATGTAGCATTTATACAAGTACAATATGTCAAGAAATGAAGATGCAAAAAGTTCAAGAACTGGACAGAGAATTATTTAGAATACATGGTAGGGATATTAACAATAGTATTATTTACCTTCTCCCAGTCAGAATTTAGGATTATGTCTGATATCAATGCAGTCTCCGCTAGAAGAAGCAAAAAGATTGTGACCATATACTTTGCCCTAATCAAGGTTGTAACAGACTTGTGACATGAGAGATGAAACCAAAGGAGATATAACCAGAATGTCTTGATTCAAACCCCAAGGCGTAGCTTAAGTGGGCAACAGAGATGATCGAGTTGTAAACCTAGACATCCTGAGTTCGCCAAAGTTGAACTTTTACCTTATTATGAGAAGTTTTCAACAAATTTTACTCCTTTTACCAACCTTCATATAGAGAGCTATCTTTCACTTTTGTTCTCTCCATGATTAGCAAAGCAAGAATGGAGAATACCAGTatagtttaatttttgttctttcttttctctccaaaaGTTACAAAATCACATTGATAGTTTTGACTCGTGTCCTAGCTCGTCTGAGAGCTACACTGCTTCaatatttgtcattttttgttaaataaaggGACCATCAAGTTTTGCCTTCTCTCCTAATTTGCCTACCAGGCTATTAGTGAAAGTTAAAAAGCAAGAATATTTGAATTCTGAAAGAAGGGAAAGTGATTAATGCTACTCAAGGTAAGGAGAACAAGTTACATAGACAtagaaaccaaaaagaaaaagaacaagaaaaaaaggatACAGCAGAAAGGCAATGGGGATTTGCAGTTTTTGCAGCAACATGGCCAAGGCATGTAATAGCACATAAGGTGATTCCAATGCCAAGGAAAGCATAAATAAACCTGCAATATCAAGCGAGTGGATCGCCCGCTTTTTGAACTTAGCAAATGATTAAAAACTTGATAGAAGAATCAGCATaacgaagaaaagaagaaaggtgAATTTACtcatgaaattgattttggcattctGTCCCACTCCCATGACTATACCGTAAAATAGGTAGATGTAACACAAATGACAGCTCGAAAAATAGCTCACCATGGAATAGAGTGGTTGTGAAAACCAGAAGACGAGCCTTCCATGTCTCTCTGCCAAACTCTAACCATCCACGAGCTATATAAGATCATTGAAATCCCAACAATTCCCATGATTGAGTTCACAAGTTTCAGAAACAATTGGACACAACACTTCATAGTGTCTTTCATTGGAACAACACAAGAGAAATGGATCAGCAGCTTGGTACTTCAATGAAGtctgaaaaaagaagaagcaaaagttGTGTTTATAAATTAGTAGCAAGGAAAACCACTACTTTTCAAGTTGTTATGTGAAAGTTTTGGAGCCAATGTTTGAAAAAGTAAGAGAAGATCGTGAGATCAATGATTGTGCAAATGAGGTTAAAGTTGGGGAAATTTCCTAGAAACTGCATATGGTCTGCTTGTTCTGTTTTTGTTCCTCTTGGGAATGGTTCATTTTTAAGTTTCTGTTTTGTTTATTGCTGGTAAAAGGTTTTGGCATTTTGACGTTTTTGTGATGGAAAATAGGTGAGTGGACCCCTCTCGTCTTTTCTGAAAACATATCAATAGTCCGATGAACATGATTTCTTAATTGGCAGGGTTGATATATGTACTTGATAACTTTTAAGAGTGAACAGTATTAATCACATCAACATTGGCTCGAGAAGATCAGGATCCTCCATTCCCTTTGAGGAACTGAAGAAGATAAATTTTATTCTAATCTGGGAGAAATGGAATGAGACTAGCGAGGTTTGAACCCTCACCTGGTGCAAGGAGTATAGGACGCCCATCACTTGACTGTCAATCCATTGGTCACATTTGAAGTGAGATAACACTcccgacaaaaaaaattgaaattgaataacactatgtcattttttaaaagttttcttttttaaaaaaacactacattttgtgatttttgatAGTGAGACTTTTTTTCTTGTACTTAATCgctgaattttatttttaatatacttaataaatattcaaaagttcattttttgtcGCATTTTCCCCCCTTAGTTTGACCCCTCTCAGGTACGCATTCTAGTTCCGCCACTGGTTCCAACTTATAACGGCTAAGTAAGATAATATTAGCAGCTGAGGATATTTATGTactgttaaaacgattttgtcAATGAACTCTCGTCCTTATTACTTATATATACCCAGCTTAATATATGGGTTGACATTTAATAAGTACTTATTGTATCGCTAACTTAATTAAGACTACACAGTCACAGTAATTTCATTAGCTAATAAAAATCAAGCTTTTAGTTGCTCTACTAATGTTAGTAttatagtactccctccgtccctttttaagtgtcatatttcgtaactctaacttattaaaaagacattatcatcAGCTTCCTCTAGTTGTGTTGCTTCTGGAGGTTTTGAATCCGTTGCTAGTTCTGAGAAGGTTGAGGACATTGGTAAAGGCGTTGGATCAACGTGCACCTGCTACTAATATGAAGCGGCCTCGTTCTACAGAGTATCGTCAGTGCAAGAAAAGGTTATCATGGGTTGAGACTTTCTCCTTGTTAACCGCAATTGTCTTCTGGGATCGGATATGGCAAGGAAGTTCCAGTTCTTCCATATGCCGAGTCTCTTAGCTGTTTGAAGTTAAAGTGAAGGAGTTCTCTTCTGTAGTTAATTGTCTTGGCATACCCGAAACCCTTATGCCTCCGGAGGTTTGTATTGGTGTTCAAGAAGTCGATGTGCCGATGGTTAATGTGTCAgaccctcttagccctccccaGATGGGATCCCTGTCCAATTGTGTATTTGTTTCCCCAATGCCTAAACCTCGGCACCTTAGCTTTGAGGATTCCTCGTCTAATCGGGTTTGAGATGTTCTCTAGGGTCACTGTTGTCGGACCCCAGAATTTACGGTCTCAGAGGATTATGGCTTTGTTGTGATAGCGATAAGAGGCCTGTGACCCTCCAACTGTTAAGCTTTCCGGCAAtcagaaaaggaagaagatagACAATGTCAAAGCATGTAGTGACAAGGCTACACAAAACCCCACTTGGAGAAAGCGTAAACGGGAAAGTGTTATTGAAGACAGCTGCGTAGAGACTCACACTTACTGTATCCCTCAATGTCGTGCTTGACATTGATTTATTTCTGTCTCTTGTTCTTTATCCATGTTTTGTAGATATAATTGTTTGTGTTTGGCGTTGATGGCATGACTTTTattgtgtttgattttttgggggTGGTTCGATTGGCCTTGTTTGGTTGTTCGTTTTTGTTGGGTCTTTCCTTAGTTTTGTCGGGTTGTTTTGTGCCGACTAGTGTGTGGGGTTGATTGTATGGTTGTTGTCATGTGATTGTCCCgtttattttctatttatgATAAGTTTatgatttctcaaaaaaaaaaaaaaaaaactctcccaCACaattaaacattttcttttcatacAATTTTCACATTTAATGATAAATCGTACATCCAAAAGGAATAAATGCACAACAAATTTTGTTTGTGCTCCCTGTGCATGGTACGTTTACGGCGCTTATAATTACTGAAATTGTGgagagcatatatatatatgatcccAAAATTACATGATGATCTACAGTTCTAAGGTTGTGAAAGTAAAAACGATAgtgaaatcaattttttttttttctgtcattcattaaatctaatctactctatcttaGGAAATTTGGAGAGGGGGATGGGTGTTCACGGAAATCGAATTCTACCCATGTGCATAAGAGTATAGAAGAGGCACCAACTGCATTATACTCTACTTGCAATCAATTATCTTAATACCACGGAATCCTTTTCAAAAAGTGTTAGACAATGCCATAACgattttttgttaatatcaaAAACTTAATCACAAAAACTAGTATAAAATTTAGACATTAATGAAAATAATTTGGGCGGTATCATTTTCCATAGTATAAATTCAAACTTAGTGCAAGAGTAAGTATACCATATATATTGACAGTTATTTTAGTACTTTCTTAGTATGATGATTTTAGAAATGATGGGGTGCGGACATAGCTCCACCCAGCCAAAGCCTAGCTCCACCCCTGCCCACGAGCCACACGCAGCCTATAAAGGGGCAAATTCAGTGCATGAGAGGCTCCTGCCATTGCAAGGTCTAGAAAATAGTTGATGTACACAGTCTTACTTTTGCAAGCAAAAAGACTATTTCCACGACTCGAATCCGTGACCTTCATGTCACAATAGGGCAACTTTACCATTGTTCTAGACTCGCCCTTCAGCCAAACATAGCCTACGCGTACACAGAACACATACTCCCTATTTCATTTGCACGAAACTGATTCCATTCAGGCCAAAAACGAAAAACACCCTCTAACAAAACAATGCATACAAAAATTTATACATGCGAACATGGCACTACATGATTGCTGGTTGCGAAGTAGTCCGTCCAATCACCAATCGTGCATGTTCTGTAAATTTGTGTAACTTACATCTCTAttactttcttttcctctccATATGATTCCATTAATTTCTAGCAAATTTacatccaaaagaaaaaggaatgcCCTTTTCAAGCATCCAACTCCCCCTTCTGCAGATTCCACACATCTATTGCTTCTACCGACGCAAAAATTCTCGTATTTGCCCAAGTATTTCTGCCTTCACCACCAA
Proteins encoded in this window:
- the LOC131303320 gene encoding tetraspanin-19-like, with product MKDTMKCCVQLFLKLVNSIMGIVGISMILYSSWMVRVWQRDMEGSSSGFHNHSIPWFIYAFLGIGITLCAITCLGHVAAKTANPHCLSAYMVTIFLLLLAETALISDIILNSDWEKDLPEDRTGRFDDFEDFVEPNFDTCKWIGLLIVLAQGCSILLATVLKTLEKDTGKHYDSDDDYAAHRLPFVNNSVHPLPCTVADFPLPSKSKTWTLRKDSQ